A portion of the Elephas maximus indicus isolate mEleMax1 chromosome 13, mEleMax1 primary haplotype, whole genome shotgun sequence genome contains these proteins:
- the RFX7 gene encoding DNA-binding protein RFX7 isoform X2 has translation MTSDQNAVSSSRAQQMHAFSWIRNTLEEHPETSLPKQEVYDEYKSYCDNLGYHPLSAADFGKIMKNVFPNMKARRLGTRGKSKYCYSGLRKKALVHMPTLPNLDFHKTGDGLEGAEPSGQLQNIDEEVISSACRLVCEWAQKVLSQPFDTVLELARFLVRSHYIGTKSLAALTVMAAAPAGIKGLTQQSAFMPTAESDSFQPQVKTLPSPIDAKQQLQRKIQKKQQEQKLQSPLPGESSAKKSEGSTSNGATNVSNGNPAILSPQPIGIVVAAVPSPIPVQRTRQLVTSPGPVSSSDGKVLPLNVQVVTQHMQSVKQAPKTPQNVPASPGGDRCARHRYPQILPKPANSSALTIRSPTTVLFTSSPIKTAVVPASHMSSLNVVKMTAISLTPSNGSAPLKHSSSVNSATGTTDESRSVPQIKNGSVVSLQSPGSRTTSVGGTSAVEVKMEPETLSDERPVQGPENSDGARAPRTAPSALLGQKSNTDGVLQKPSSEGVVEVKATKVCDQRTKCKSRCNETLPGASAGSNQGTVTLSVATQNLTFTSTSSPSNGDSVNKDPKFCTKSPRKRLSSALQESQVPPVKKPIVEQLSAVVIESQKPGSVKKDQKVPHSGKTESSTAGAQIPGKVVINVSSHVVASQPLSSSALTPSDSGLEQQTTPSSSPETKVKLEGSVFLLDSDSKSDGSFNANEWQQVTKDSEFVSDSCEQRQDVSVVAMPEHSDITDLEKSVWELEGMPQDTYGQQLHSQMQQSSLNQIQAQSSDQLPLQSELKEFESSVSQTNESYFPFDDELTQDSIVEELVLMEQQMSINSAHSYSNCLGMTLQTQSVTSGAPVSSHASSTHFYHPIHSNGTPIHTPTPTPTPTPTPTPTPTPTSEMIAASQGLSRESPCSRLAQTTPVDSALGSSRHTPIGTPHSNCSSSVPPSPVECRNPFAFTPISSSMAYHDASIVSSSPVKPMQRPMATHPDKTKLEWMNNGYSGVGNSSVSSHGILPSYQELVDDRFRKPHAFAVPGQSYQSQSRHHDTHFGRLTPVSPVQHQGATVNNTNKQEGFAVPAPLDNKGTSLSASSSFRCRSVSPAVHRQRNLSGSTLYPVSNIPRSNVAPFGNTVTPEVHVFTNVHTDTCANNIAQRSQSVPLTVMMQTAFPNALQKQTNSKKITNVLLSKLDSDNDDAVRGLGMNNLPSNYTARMNLTQILETSTVFPSANTQNMIDSSTSVYEFQTPSYLTKSNSTDQINFSSGDNQAQSDIVEQRLDFSSTVKDLLSGDSLQTSQQLVGQVASDLANSASDFSSDIRLSSELSGSINDLNTLDPNLLFDPGRQQGQDDEATLEELKNDPLFQQICSESMSSMTPSGFEWIESKDHPTVEMLG, from the exons GAGCTATTGTGACAATCTTGGTTACCATCCATTAAGTGCTGCTGACTTTGGAAAGATAATGAAAAACGTCTTTCCAAATATGAAGGCACGGCGCCTGGGCACGAGAGGCAAATCTAAATAT TGCTACAGTGGATTAAGAAAAAAAGCTCTTGTTCATATGCCAACACTGCCCAACCTTGACTTTCACAAAACTGGAGATGGG ttgGAAGGTGCTGAACCTTCTGGGCAGCTTCAAAATATTGATGAGGAAGTTATCTCTTCTGCCTGCCGTCTTGTGTGTGAGTGGGCCCAGAAAGTGTTAAGCCAGCCATTTGACACAGTCTTGGAATTAGCCCGCTTCCTTGTAAGAAGCCACTATATAGGCACCAAGTCACTGGCAGCTCTAACTGTGATGGCCGCAGCACCAGCAG GAATTAAGGGACTCACCCAGCAGTCTGCGTTTATGCCCACAGCTGAAAGTGACTCCTTTCAGCCTCAGGTGAAGACTCTGCCATCTCCTATTGATGCTAAACAGCAGTTGCAACGGAAAATCCAAAAGAAGCAGCAGGAACAGAAACTACAGTCCCCTTTGCCAGGAGAATCCTCAGCAAAAAAATCAGAAGGCTCTACAAGCAATGGAGCCACCAATGTTTCTAACGGAAACCCCGCAATCCTTTCTCCTCAGCCTATTGGTATCGTGGTGGCAGCTGTCCCGAGTCCCATTCCG GTCCAGCGGACCAGGCAATTGGTAACTTCACCAGGTCCAGTGAGTTCTTCTGATGGCAAAGTTCTTCCCCTCAATGTCCAGGTGGTCACTCAGCACATGCAGTCTGTGAAACAGGCACCAAAGACTCCCCAGAATGTTCCAGCCAGTCCTGGTGGGGATCGTTGTGCCCGGCACCGTTACCCTCAGATCCTGCCCAAGCCAGCCAACAGCAGTGCCCTCACCATCCGCTCCCCCACAACCGTGCTCTTCACTAGCAGTCCCATCAAAACTGCTGTCGTACCTGCTTCGCACATGAGTTCTCTGAATGTGgtgaaaatgacagcaatatcCCTCACACCCAGCAACGGTAGTGCCCCTCTTAAACACTCTTCCTCGGTAAACAGCGCTACGGGAACGACAGACGAATCCAGGAGCGTTCCACAGATCAAGAATGGCTCTGTTGTTTCCCTTCAGTCTCCTGGATCCAGGACCACCAGTGTGGGGGGAACGTCTGCTGTGGAAGTCAAGATGGAACCTGAGACGTTATCCGATGAGCGTCCTGTGCAGGGTCCAGAGAACTCTGATGGGGCTAGGGCTCCTAGAACAGCACCTAGTGCCCTTTTGGGGCAGAAGAGTAATACAGATGGAGTACTGCAGAAGCCTTCCAGCGAAGGGGTCGTTGAAGTAAAAGCAACTAAGGTCTGTGACCAGAGGACCAAATGTAAAAGTCGCTGTAATGAAACTCTGCCAGGCGCTTCAGCAGGCAGTAATCAAGGCACTGTCACGCTCTCAGTTGCAACTCAGAACTTAACTTTCACCAGCACCAGCTCACCATCTAATGGTGACTCGGTAAATAAAGACCCTAAATTCTGCACTAAAAGTCCGAGAAAGCGGCTATCTTCTGCGTTACAAGAGTCCCAGGTGCCTCCTGTGAAGAAACCAATTGTGGAACAGCTTTCTGCAGTTGTCATAGAAAGTCAGAAACCAGGCAGTGTTAAGAAGGACCAAAAGGTTCCACATTCAGGGAAAACAGAAAGTTCAACAGCAGGTGCTCAGATTCCTGGCAAGGTAGTGATAAATGTCAGTTCACACGTAGTGGCAAGTCAACCCTTGAGCTCCTCTGCTCTTACTCCCAGTGATTCAGGCTTGGAACAGCAGACAACGCCGTCATCATCTCCAGAAACAAAAGTAAAACTTGAAGGAAGTGTCTTTCTCTTGGACAGTGATTCCAAATCAGATGGCAGCTTTAATGCAAATGAATGGCAACAGGTCACTAAGGATTCTGAGTTTGTATCTGACAGCTGTGAACAACGGCAGGATGTCAGTGTTGTGGCAATGCCGGAGCACTCCGATATCACCGACTTGGAGAAGTCAGTTTGGGAATTAGAAGGAATGCCGCAGGACACATACGGCCAGCAGCTACATAGCCAGATGCAGCAATCTTCTTTGAATCAAATACAAGCACAGTCTTCAGATCAGTTACCTCTGCAGTCAGAACTGAAGGAGTTTGAGTCTTCGGTTTCTCAGACAAATGAGAGCTACTTTCCTTTTGACGATGAGCTTACACAAGACAGTATTGTGGAAGAGCTGGTGCTTATGGAGCagcagatgtccatcaacagtgcTCACTCCTATAGTAACTGTTTGGGAATGACCCTGCAGACTCAGTCAGTGACTTCGGGAGCCCCAGTGTCATCGCATGCCTCCAGCACCCACTTCTATCACCCAATCCATAGCAATGGCACTCCAATCCACACCCCCACACCCACTCCTACACcaacacccacccccacccccacccccaccccgacaTCTGAAATGATTGCTGCGTCTCAGGGTCTGTCACGGGAGAGCCCGTGTTCCAGGCTTGCCCAGACTACACCTGTGGATAGTGCTTTAGGAAGTAGCCGACACACACCCATTGGGACCCCACATTCTAACTGTAGCAGTAGTGTTCCTCCCAGCCCTGTTGAATGCAGGAATCCATTTGCATTTACCCCAATAAGTTCTAGTATGGCGTATCATGATGCCAGCATTGTCTCAAGTAGTCCCGTGAAGCCGATGCAAAGACCCATGGCCACCCACCCTGACAAAACCAAGCTTGAATGGATGAATAATGGGTATAGTGGGGTTGGTAATTCATCAGTGTCCAGCCATGGCATTCTCCCGAGCTATCAGGAGCTAGTGGATGACCGTTTCAGGAAACCTCACGCTTTTGCTGTACCTGGACAGTCTTACCAGTCTCAATCTAGACATCATGACACTCATTTTGGTCGTTTGACTCCTGTCTCTCCTGTGCAGCATCAAGGTGCCACTGTAAATAACACCAACAAGCAGGAAGGTTTTGCAGTCCCTGCCCCTCTTGATAATAAAGGAACCAGTTTGTCTGCCAGCAGCAGCTTCCGGTGCCGGAGTGTGAGCCCTGCTGTTCATCGCCAGCGGAATCTCAGTGGAAGCACCCTCTACCCGGTGTCTAACATCCCACGATCTAATGTGGCCCCCTTTGGAAACACGGTAACCCCAGAAGTTCACGTTTTCACAAATGTTCACACGGACACATGTGCCAACAACATAGCTCAGAGGAGTCAGTCAGTTCCACTGACCGTCATGATGCAGACAGCCTTCCCGAATGCGCTTCAGAAGCaaacaaacagtaaaaagataaccAACGTCTTGTTGAGTAAACTTGATTCTGACAACGATGACGCAGTGAGAGGCCTGGGAATGAACAACCTGCCCTCCAATTACACAGCCCGGATGAATCTCACTCAGATCTTGGAAACTTCCACTGTTTTTCCTAGTGCCAACACTCAGAATATGATCGATTCCAGCACTTCTGTTTATGAATTCCAAACACCATCTTACCTCACCAAAAGTAATAGCACCGATCAGATCAACTTTTCTTCTGGAGATAATCAAGCACAATCAGACATTGTAGAGCAACGATTAGATTTCAGTAGCACTGTTAAAGACCTGTTGAGTGGAGACAGCTTGCAAACCAGCCAGCAACTGGTAGGTCAGGTAGCATCTGATCTCGCTAATTCTGCATCTGATTTCTCCAGCGATATCAGGTTGTCTTCTGAGCTCTCAGGCAGCATCAATGATTTGAATACTTTAGATCCAAATCTACTGTTTGATCCAGGTCGTCAGCAGGGACAAGATGATGAAGCTACACTGGAAGAATTAAAGAATGACCCATTATTTCAACAAATTTGCAGTGAATCCATGAGCTCCATGACTCCGTCAGGTTTTGAATGGATAGAAAGCAAGGACCATCCTACTGTTGAAATGTTGGGTTAA
- the RFX7 gene encoding DNA-binding protein RFX7 isoform X1, with the protein MAEEQQPPQQPDAHQQRPPSAPSSGVALPALVPGLPGTEASALQHKIKNSICKTVQSKVDCILQEVEKFTDLEKLYLYLQLPSGVSNGEKSDQNAVSSSRAQQMHAFSWIRNTLEEHPETSLPKQEVYDEYKSYCDNLGYHPLSAADFGKIMKNVFPNMKARRLGTRGKSKYCYSGLRKKALVHMPTLPNLDFHKTGDGLEGAEPSGQLQNIDEEVISSACRLVCEWAQKVLSQPFDTVLELARFLVRSHYIGTKSLAALTVMAAAPAGIKGLTQQSAFMPTAESDSFQPQVKTLPSPIDAKQQLQRKIQKKQQEQKLQSPLPGESSAKKSEGSTSNGATNVSNGNPAILSPQPIGIVVAAVPSPIPVQRTRQLVTSPGPVSSSDGKVLPLNVQVVTQHMQSVKQAPKTPQNVPASPGGDRCARHRYPQILPKPANSSALTIRSPTTVLFTSSPIKTAVVPASHMSSLNVVKMTAISLTPSNGSAPLKHSSSVNSATGTTDESRSVPQIKNGSVVSLQSPGSRTTSVGGTSAVEVKMEPETLSDERPVQGPENSDGARAPRTAPSALLGQKSNTDGVLQKPSSEGVVEVKATKVCDQRTKCKSRCNETLPGASAGSNQGTVTLSVATQNLTFTSTSSPSNGDSVNKDPKFCTKSPRKRLSSALQESQVPPVKKPIVEQLSAVVIESQKPGSVKKDQKVPHSGKTESSTAGAQIPGKVVINVSSHVVASQPLSSSALTPSDSGLEQQTTPSSSPETKVKLEGSVFLLDSDSKSDGSFNANEWQQVTKDSEFVSDSCEQRQDVSVVAMPEHSDITDLEKSVWELEGMPQDTYGQQLHSQMQQSSLNQIQAQSSDQLPLQSELKEFESSVSQTNESYFPFDDELTQDSIVEELVLMEQQMSINSAHSYSNCLGMTLQTQSVTSGAPVSSHASSTHFYHPIHSNGTPIHTPTPTPTPTPTPTPTPTPTSEMIAASQGLSRESPCSRLAQTTPVDSALGSSRHTPIGTPHSNCSSSVPPSPVECRNPFAFTPISSSMAYHDASIVSSSPVKPMQRPMATHPDKTKLEWMNNGYSGVGNSSVSSHGILPSYQELVDDRFRKPHAFAVPGQSYQSQSRHHDTHFGRLTPVSPVQHQGATVNNTNKQEGFAVPAPLDNKGTSLSASSSFRCRSVSPAVHRQRNLSGSTLYPVSNIPRSNVAPFGNTVTPEVHVFTNVHTDTCANNIAQRSQSVPLTVMMQTAFPNALQKQTNSKKITNVLLSKLDSDNDDAVRGLGMNNLPSNYTARMNLTQILETSTVFPSANTQNMIDSSTSVYEFQTPSYLTKSNSTDQINFSSGDNQAQSDIVEQRLDFSSTVKDLLSGDSLQTSQQLVGQVASDLANSASDFSSDIRLSSELSGSINDLNTLDPNLLFDPGRQQGQDDEATLEELKNDPLFQQICSESMSSMTPSGFEWIESKDHPTVEMLG; encoded by the exons GAGCTATTGTGACAATCTTGGTTACCATCCATTAAGTGCTGCTGACTTTGGAAAGATAATGAAAAACGTCTTTCCAAATATGAAGGCACGGCGCCTGGGCACGAGAGGCAAATCTAAATAT TGCTACAGTGGATTAAGAAAAAAAGCTCTTGTTCATATGCCAACACTGCCCAACCTTGACTTTCACAAAACTGGAGATGGG ttgGAAGGTGCTGAACCTTCTGGGCAGCTTCAAAATATTGATGAGGAAGTTATCTCTTCTGCCTGCCGTCTTGTGTGTGAGTGGGCCCAGAAAGTGTTAAGCCAGCCATTTGACACAGTCTTGGAATTAGCCCGCTTCCTTGTAAGAAGCCACTATATAGGCACCAAGTCACTGGCAGCTCTAACTGTGATGGCCGCAGCACCAGCAG GAATTAAGGGACTCACCCAGCAGTCTGCGTTTATGCCCACAGCTGAAAGTGACTCCTTTCAGCCTCAGGTGAAGACTCTGCCATCTCCTATTGATGCTAAACAGCAGTTGCAACGGAAAATCCAAAAGAAGCAGCAGGAACAGAAACTACAGTCCCCTTTGCCAGGAGAATCCTCAGCAAAAAAATCAGAAGGCTCTACAAGCAATGGAGCCACCAATGTTTCTAACGGAAACCCCGCAATCCTTTCTCCTCAGCCTATTGGTATCGTGGTGGCAGCTGTCCCGAGTCCCATTCCG GTCCAGCGGACCAGGCAATTGGTAACTTCACCAGGTCCAGTGAGTTCTTCTGATGGCAAAGTTCTTCCCCTCAATGTCCAGGTGGTCACTCAGCACATGCAGTCTGTGAAACAGGCACCAAAGACTCCCCAGAATGTTCCAGCCAGTCCTGGTGGGGATCGTTGTGCCCGGCACCGTTACCCTCAGATCCTGCCCAAGCCAGCCAACAGCAGTGCCCTCACCATCCGCTCCCCCACAACCGTGCTCTTCACTAGCAGTCCCATCAAAACTGCTGTCGTACCTGCTTCGCACATGAGTTCTCTGAATGTGgtgaaaatgacagcaatatcCCTCACACCCAGCAACGGTAGTGCCCCTCTTAAACACTCTTCCTCGGTAAACAGCGCTACGGGAACGACAGACGAATCCAGGAGCGTTCCACAGATCAAGAATGGCTCTGTTGTTTCCCTTCAGTCTCCTGGATCCAGGACCACCAGTGTGGGGGGAACGTCTGCTGTGGAAGTCAAGATGGAACCTGAGACGTTATCCGATGAGCGTCCTGTGCAGGGTCCAGAGAACTCTGATGGGGCTAGGGCTCCTAGAACAGCACCTAGTGCCCTTTTGGGGCAGAAGAGTAATACAGATGGAGTACTGCAGAAGCCTTCCAGCGAAGGGGTCGTTGAAGTAAAAGCAACTAAGGTCTGTGACCAGAGGACCAAATGTAAAAGTCGCTGTAATGAAACTCTGCCAGGCGCTTCAGCAGGCAGTAATCAAGGCACTGTCACGCTCTCAGTTGCAACTCAGAACTTAACTTTCACCAGCACCAGCTCACCATCTAATGGTGACTCGGTAAATAAAGACCCTAAATTCTGCACTAAAAGTCCGAGAAAGCGGCTATCTTCTGCGTTACAAGAGTCCCAGGTGCCTCCTGTGAAGAAACCAATTGTGGAACAGCTTTCTGCAGTTGTCATAGAAAGTCAGAAACCAGGCAGTGTTAAGAAGGACCAAAAGGTTCCACATTCAGGGAAAACAGAAAGTTCAACAGCAGGTGCTCAGATTCCTGGCAAGGTAGTGATAAATGTCAGTTCACACGTAGTGGCAAGTCAACCCTTGAGCTCCTCTGCTCTTACTCCCAGTGATTCAGGCTTGGAACAGCAGACAACGCCGTCATCATCTCCAGAAACAAAAGTAAAACTTGAAGGAAGTGTCTTTCTCTTGGACAGTGATTCCAAATCAGATGGCAGCTTTAATGCAAATGAATGGCAACAGGTCACTAAGGATTCTGAGTTTGTATCTGACAGCTGTGAACAACGGCAGGATGTCAGTGTTGTGGCAATGCCGGAGCACTCCGATATCACCGACTTGGAGAAGTCAGTTTGGGAATTAGAAGGAATGCCGCAGGACACATACGGCCAGCAGCTACATAGCCAGATGCAGCAATCTTCTTTGAATCAAATACAAGCACAGTCTTCAGATCAGTTACCTCTGCAGTCAGAACTGAAGGAGTTTGAGTCTTCGGTTTCTCAGACAAATGAGAGCTACTTTCCTTTTGACGATGAGCTTACACAAGACAGTATTGTGGAAGAGCTGGTGCTTATGGAGCagcagatgtccatcaacagtgcTCACTCCTATAGTAACTGTTTGGGAATGACCCTGCAGACTCAGTCAGTGACTTCGGGAGCCCCAGTGTCATCGCATGCCTCCAGCACCCACTTCTATCACCCAATCCATAGCAATGGCACTCCAATCCACACCCCCACACCCACTCCTACACcaacacccacccccacccccacccccaccccgacaTCTGAAATGATTGCTGCGTCTCAGGGTCTGTCACGGGAGAGCCCGTGTTCCAGGCTTGCCCAGACTACACCTGTGGATAGTGCTTTAGGAAGTAGCCGACACACACCCATTGGGACCCCACATTCTAACTGTAGCAGTAGTGTTCCTCCCAGCCCTGTTGAATGCAGGAATCCATTTGCATTTACCCCAATAAGTTCTAGTATGGCGTATCATGATGCCAGCATTGTCTCAAGTAGTCCCGTGAAGCCGATGCAAAGACCCATGGCCACCCACCCTGACAAAACCAAGCTTGAATGGATGAATAATGGGTATAGTGGGGTTGGTAATTCATCAGTGTCCAGCCATGGCATTCTCCCGAGCTATCAGGAGCTAGTGGATGACCGTTTCAGGAAACCTCACGCTTTTGCTGTACCTGGACAGTCTTACCAGTCTCAATCTAGACATCATGACACTCATTTTGGTCGTTTGACTCCTGTCTCTCCTGTGCAGCATCAAGGTGCCACTGTAAATAACACCAACAAGCAGGAAGGTTTTGCAGTCCCTGCCCCTCTTGATAATAAAGGAACCAGTTTGTCTGCCAGCAGCAGCTTCCGGTGCCGGAGTGTGAGCCCTGCTGTTCATCGCCAGCGGAATCTCAGTGGAAGCACCCTCTACCCGGTGTCTAACATCCCACGATCTAATGTGGCCCCCTTTGGAAACACGGTAACCCCAGAAGTTCACGTTTTCACAAATGTTCACACGGACACATGTGCCAACAACATAGCTCAGAGGAGTCAGTCAGTTCCACTGACCGTCATGATGCAGACAGCCTTCCCGAATGCGCTTCAGAAGCaaacaaacagtaaaaagataaccAACGTCTTGTTGAGTAAACTTGATTCTGACAACGATGACGCAGTGAGAGGCCTGGGAATGAACAACCTGCCCTCCAATTACACAGCCCGGATGAATCTCACTCAGATCTTGGAAACTTCCACTGTTTTTCCTAGTGCCAACACTCAGAATATGATCGATTCCAGCACTTCTGTTTATGAATTCCAAACACCATCTTACCTCACCAAAAGTAATAGCACCGATCAGATCAACTTTTCTTCTGGAGATAATCAAGCACAATCAGACATTGTAGAGCAACGATTAGATTTCAGTAGCACTGTTAAAGACCTGTTGAGTGGAGACAGCTTGCAAACCAGCCAGCAACTGGTAGGTCAGGTAGCATCTGATCTCGCTAATTCTGCATCTGATTTCTCCAGCGATATCAGGTTGTCTTCTGAGCTCTCAGGCAGCATCAATGATTTGAATACTTTAGATCCAAATCTACTGTTTGATCCAGGTCGTCAGCAGGGACAAGATGATGAAGCTACACTGGAAGAATTAAAGAATGACCCATTATTTCAACAAATTTGCAGTGAATCCATGAGCTCCATGACTCCGTCAGGTTTTGAATGGATAGAAAGCAAGGACCATCCTACTGTTGAAATGTTGGGTTAA